The DNA segment TTCCATTCCCTTCCGTTGCTGTCCAGCGAATGCGTCCTTGCTCCAGCCTGCCTCATCTGTCCTGTGGTATTACAGACCCTTCTTCCACGCTGGCTGCCAGAATCATATTTCTAAACCAAAGTGACCATGTCATCCATACTTAAACCAACATTCAGGACAGTGTAAATTACTCAGCTTGCCATTCATCTGACAAAtactggggtgggatggggtgacTTACCATATGCCAAAGCAGTTCTTACAGGTACAGAAATACAGCAGTGAACCAAACAGCAAGAGCCCTGCTCTAGGGACCCGTCACAGTCTGGACCCCAGCAACCCTTTACAGCCCTGTCTTCCCCAAAGTCCTTCCAGCCCACCTCCCCTGCACCATGCACTCTGGTCTCTGCCTCTCAAGGCTTCCTTTGCTGGCCACGTTTGGAGAGACCAGTCCCCTCCTCCTAGATCCCTCCATTCCCCAAGTTGCCCACAGGGTGGCCTAGGGCTCCTCTGCAGATTGAGGCCCCTCTTCCAGCCAACTAGAGCCCcgctgcccctcccttgcccctcctGGATTGTGAGCTAAGAGCCAGGGGTGAGAGGCTTGGGACGTGCGTGGCTCCCCCAGGCCTGTGGTGGCCGCCACCCACCAcacaggaagcagggaaggagtgCGGCCCTCACCCCACCCAGGAATGTCTGGTCCCCAGGTAAGCATCCTGACAAAGCGAGTGACCCTCCCAAGATTACTGTCAGCGACCAGGACCCTGTGGGTAAGCGCTGCCCTAGAGCCCAGCCTGCCTCCATCTCTTCCATCTTCTCAGAGGGGGTGTCTTCCTGGGACCCCGGCAGGGCCTGGACAGGACCGAGAACTGGGAGAGGGGGCGTGGCTATCTGTTGGGGGTGTGGTCTGTagggctgaggggtggggagcatgtctaactagagtggctgcacccggAGTCCCTGCGCCTGATGGAGTGCCCTACCTGAGCATGCTCACTGCAGTTTGTGTCCTGGATGCCAGACACAGAAGCTGTGCAGCCTCGGGCCAGGCCGTACccttctgccctctcctgcccacAGTCCCCGCGTCGGCAGTTCCCGCTTGCTcacttctctgccctctctcaccAGCCTCAGGgctgccttccttttcttcactttctcccCTCCACTCCCAACCATATCTGACCCAGACACATCACTGCTACTCAAGGTCATTCAGGCATACCCCCAACTGTGACCTCCCTGCCCACTACACCTCCGGTCATCCCCGCTTCCTCCCGGGGATCCAGCCTCATCGTGCTATTGCACCTTTTACCCCTTTGCCCCTTCATCCTTGGAGCCCCTCCCTAAATGTCGCCACATCAGAGAAACCTTTCCCCACTGCCACCGCAGACTCAGTCTTGTGTTCCCTTGTGCGCCCAGAGGAATGGGACAGCGCCTTGCCCGCCGTAACACTTGCCACACTGCCCCTACTCGAATCTACCTCCCCTGCCAGACCCCTTCCTTCTTGGCGATGCAGCCTGGCTTTTGTTCTTTCTGCCCCAGAACGTAGTCCTGGGGGTAGCAGGCATCAACAAATGTATCTTAAAATGAGTAAATGGAAGATTGTAGGCATTAGGTAGATGCTGGGTGTGTGGAGGGTCTGGATTGTTGAGAGTTCATTTGAGAGGGCTTCTTGGAGGACAGACTGAACGGGCTTTGGTGCGGGGGAGAGATGTGATTTGGTGCAGTGAGAGGATCCTGGGGAAGCACCAGAGTGACACATTCTACCGATTTAACGATCCTTGAACAACTTCTattgtcaggcttcatgctgggcaCAGGGGACCTCAGTCTGCACTCAAGTTGCTTGCCCTGCAGTCGACAAGGAAGACAAGAGAGGCGGTGCCAGTGTAGAGTGCCGAGTGTCACACGGTGAGCACACGGACATGTGGCAGTGCGGAGGAGGAGTACTCACTCCAGGGGAGAGTCAGCCTTCCCAAAGAGGACCACCGGCCAACCCGAGAGCAGAGGGAGGGCCGGAGCCAGGGGCAGtggagagaggaggctgggggctgaGCCAGCCTCATCATAAGGGCTTGTACGTCAAAGAAAGGAGGTGGACTCCATCCCGGGGGAATGGGGAGCCACTGACGGGCTTCCACAAAGTTCGGGAGTGACACGATCTAGTCCTGCAGGCCAATGCTGCGCAACGCCTCAGCTCTGAACCCCTCCTCAGAGAAATCTTGTctgagccctctgtcaggctgGACCCTCTTCCATGCTCCTCTGGCAGCCTGGTCAACTCCCCTTTTGGTTGAACACCTCTGCTGGCCTGAGCTCCTTGAGACACGAGGATGTGTCCCATCTTAATCTTCTCCATGTCCCAAGTACCAGGTGCTCATTCTTGCTCATGaccaaatgtttgttgaatgaatggattgcTCCTTTCTTGTCTGGATTTCTAGAGCCCTTACTCTCAGGTCCACATCCTTTTACACCCGGAACCTGTGCATTATGTTGAAAATAGCATTTAATTGCGAAAGAGGAGGCCCAATTCAAGTCCTGGCTCTATTTCACGGGGCCAAGTCACTTGACTATCTTGAAAcctcagattcttcatctgtaagatggggtaCCATCGTGAACAGAGTCTGGGAGTCCCCACATGCATGCGTGAGTCTTGTGTCCCTGGGTAGACTGTATGCTCCGTGAAGGTGTTCCCCAGCACCTAGTGCAGTCTGAGCTTACAGGGAGCACAGTGTTCAGTCCTGTTGGTTGGTAGACAGCAGAGTGCAgagtggaggggaaggaacaCCTAGGGTGAAGTTGTAAGCCCTGTCCTGCCActtctgtgtgactttgagcaaggtTCTTCCCCTGTCTAAGTCTTCCTTGCCTCATCTGGCAACTATGGATATTAACCGTCACTTGGCAGACCTTATGGGCCAATGGAAACCATAGACATGAAAATGCTTCATGAATGAAAGAGATGATAGAGTAGATAACCaatcattaattaaaaacaaaaagacaaacaactcaaGGAGTACAGATGAGGTGTGCGTGGCAATTGGTAGAAATGCCCACAGGCATCTGCTGACTACCCCTGACAGGCAGAGATGCTGGGTTGCTGCCCTGGCAGCagctgggctggggacagaggtgTTTGGTCTTGCTGGGGTCGGCCCTGGGGCGCAGGAGAGACCGGGGGGGAGGGGTTCCTGAGGAGGGACTGAGCAGCCGGCCTTGGCTCTCCTTCCCTCCCGGATTTCTTAGGCAGCGTTCTTCTGTCTTAGGTTTTGAGGAGTCTCAGGAGTCCTGATGGCCTTGGTGAATGGGACCTGCCTGGGGGAGCAGTGAACCCCTTAGTGCTGCCTGATCCACTCCCAGTTCCAAACTCCCAGGCTAGCCCCTTCCTCCCGGCCTCTGACATCTTGGTGGCAGGGCTTATGGGCCCTAATTTGTCTTAAGTCCAGcctggggcagagacaggggctgggcagagggagtctcagcttcctcacctctaaaatgagTGAGGATGAAACGAGAAAGCGGCTGCGACAACACCTCGGAACTTGCGTATTTTATTCAGGTGCAGGATTGCTGTTTGTGGGCAGCGTGTTTATGGTGACCAGTGGGGCGTCCCTGTTTCAGGGAGCACTGGGGCTCTTTCTCCCCAAGAAACTTGGTGCCACAGGCCATTTATGTGTATGGAGTGCAGGTTTGGTGTTGGAAGCAAAATAGAGCCGGCCAGGCTATGGAAACAGGCAGGGCCAGCTGATTCCCTGGGCTCTGAGGGGCCCGGGGCAGGGCCGCTTCCTCTTGGGCAGGATGAAACCACCCTGTGGGGCTGGCCCCCTGAGCTCCTCCTTGGCCTCCTACCCCACAGACTGCCTCCTTCCGGACCTGTGCCCCTGGCAGAGGAAACACCAGACTTAGAATCCAGCAGGCAGGATTACCTTTCACTCACTGACGATGTGATTTGAGCCAATATATCTCCATTTCTCTGAGGCTCAGATTTTGCATTCATCAAATAATGACAGCACCGTCTCCTGAGGTCGTCAGGAtcaggagagagaacagagtgaaAGGTGCCTTGTGTGCCGTTTTGTGCTGGACGCATTCATCTCTTGTCTCTCATCTCTTCCCCTGTCGGAGCTGGGCCTGATGTTCTGGTTGGGGCTTGTCAGAACTAGGACTTCGGGGCACCCCCGCTGCAGCCCCGTCCTTCCGAGGGAAAGAGCAAGGCCTGCAGGACAAGGGAGGCTGACTCTGCAGTGGGTCCCTTTCGTGCTTTCTACCCCTCGGGTAGCCTCTCGCCCCCTGGAACATTCCTGGGGGTGAGGGGCTTGCCCTTTCCCagtgttattttttattcctgTGGGGCTCCCCtcacaggaataaaaaatatgaaaagtagctttgtaattttttttttttaaagggctcacCTATGACAAAAGGCTCATCTCCCAGATAGGGGAAGGGCCCATATCCCTTATACCCTGGGCCATGGGGGTACCAGGAGGACCAACCGTGGGCTGGAGGGAGGTCTGCACTGTAGGCAAGGGGGCAGATGGAGGGGTTGGAGACTGGCTGTACTGGCGTGGGGGCTTTGCTGTTGTGCCTTCCCAAGACACCCATTTTTAGCACCTTGGTCTTTACCTCCTGGTGTCCTCCAGCTATTTCCTGTCTCATTCTAGTCAGTGAAACAGTGTTGGGAGGGTACAGTTCTGGGATGAGGTCCAGGGAACAGGAGCTGCCTGGTCCTGGGAGCCTCTTTTGGGACACTTTGACCTTGGGAACCCCTGACCCCTCTCCCTGGAGCCCCAGATCCGTGCACCAGGTTCTTCCTGACCAACGACCAGATCCATCTCTATATGAATGAGTTCTCCTGGAAGGACATTACCAATGCCTTGTCCCTGGCCAACATGATCCTGGGGCTCTTCTCCATCTTCTGCAGCGTCTGCAAGTAGGTCTGGGGCCCAGGAGGATCTTAGCCAAGAGCTGGAGCCAATGGCAtgcagggaggagtggggagccTAGATAGCCAGGCACTGAGGCCCAGGATCAACCGGGGGCAGGAGAAAGGGTAGTGACTGGGAGTCAAGAGGCCAAGATCCTGGCCTCAGCTCTACTACCAGCCTGATATGTGACTTTAGGTCGCAtccctgagccttggtttctccatCGTTAAAACAAGGAGCTTGTACTGTGATCTCTAGGTTCCTTCCAGCTGTGGCAGTCCGGAATGGTCTTTATGAGAAAACCAAGAGATTCTATTCTGGTGGCCTTTACATAATTCTTGGGGTAGGCAGGCTATCATGAGAaatttttgattcttaaattaGAACTTATGATCTGGGGAATATTTATAGTCAGCACTATTATGGAAAATCTGGGACATGTTTATGGGCCCCTAAAAAGTTGTAAGTAAGTTATATTTCTACAAATTGAATCATATTTCAATGCCTTGGcaaatcagttctttttttttttttttaattttttttttaacgtttgtttatttttgagacagagacagagcatgaacgggggaggggcagagagagagggagacacagaatcggaagcaggctccaggctccgagccatcagcccagagcccaacgctgggctcaaactcatagaccgcgagatcgtgacctgagtcgaagtcggatacttaaccgactgagccacccaggcgcccctcaaatcagTTCTTTAAAGATAAATCCTTTATAATGCAGCCTCCTAACCTGTTTGATTCTCTATAACCATCAGCAAGTGACTTCTCTGGATCTGTTTCTCATCCATTAAATCATTTTATCTGATGATGTTTGAGTTCCCTTCCAGTTAAATTTTATGATTCTCTAAGTCTGGATTTTTAGGGGTCTTATAAAGTAGAGGATATCTACAGCAGAAAATCTCTAACTTCTTAGTTCAGTGCAATCTTCTGGGAGTGtagctaaaaaaatttttcttaatgtttatttacttttgagagaaagggagagacagaggcatgagtgggggaggggcagagagagagatacacagaatccaaagcaggctccaggctttgagctgttagcagagagcccaacgtggggctcaaactcacagaccatgagatcatgacctgagctgaagtcagacacttaacagactgagccaccaggtgcctcagTTTTGGGAGTGTCATTTTTATGGCACGGTGGTGGGCCCATTTCCCTTTAGACACATAGGTATGGCTCTAAAGAAAGGTAGTGCTGAGCTTGTTTGGAGACAGCTGAAGCCTGGGGTGAGGTTCTCTGCTTCTGCTTAGTCATCCAAGCATTGCAATCAGGGTGTAGACTTAGGAACGGCATTCTAGGGCAGCCTTGCCTGAGACTATGGTGGCTGCTTTTAGAGGGGTCTGGGAGCATGTGCTGGACCAAAGCACAGAATCCttgaatgtaagatctgaaaGAGATCTTGGAAATCATATAGAGCATCAAAATATGTGAGATAAAAAAACAACTGCAAGGAGAAATGGGCAAATCCGTTATCGTAGTTGGATATTTCAGCACCCCTCCATCAGAAACTGACAGATCCATttggcagaaaatcagtaaggagatAGTTGAACTGAACAGCACCATCAGTCGACTGgatctaattgatatttatagaatactttacccaataacagcagaatacacattcttctcctcACACTTTTGGGCTATAAGACATACctcaacaaatgtaaaagaatagaaatcatatgaAGTATGCCCTCAGATCCCatggaattaaagtagaaatcaataccagaaagataactagaaaatcccaaaatatgTGAAGGTTAAGCAACACGAttctaaataatacattaaagaagaaaagtattttgagctaaaagaaaatgaaaatataacttatcaaaatttgttggggtgcctgggtggctcagtcagttaagcgtccaacttcggctcaggtcatgatcttgtggtccgtgagcttcgggctctgtgctgacatgtcggagcctggagcctgcttcagttctgtgtctccctctctgcccctcccttgcttgtgctctctgtctctcataaatgaataaatgttaaaaaaaaaaataaaaaaaacccaacttatcaaaatttgtgagatgcgGTGAAAGTGGTAGTTATAGTGAAATTTGTAACATTGAATGCGTGTGTTAGAAAAGAAACCTTTGTGAAAGACAACATCAggagaattagaagacaagctataggctgggagaaaatatttgcaaaaggtaCATCTGAGAAAGGACTGTAAAATAGACAAAgcttaaaattcttcaataagaaaacaaagaattaaaaaatgggccaaagaccttaacagagaCCTCATCGAAGGAGATACACAGATGTCAGTAAACATGTGAAGATACTCCACATTGTATGTTATCAGGGAGATGTAGTGAGATATTACTACACACCTACCGGCCAAAGGAGTTGCCCAGAACACTGACGACATCAAATGCGGGCGAGGacgtggagcaacaggaactctcattcaccgCTGGCGGGAACACAAGATGGTTCAGCCGCATTGGgagacagtttggcaatttcaCAAAGCTACACCtagtcttaccatatgatccagcaatcacactgtttggtatttatccaaatgaactgaaaactatgtccacacaaaaccctgcacTTGGATGTTTATGATGTTTAATTTACAATTGCCAAAACTCACAAGCAACCAAGATATAGTCTAATAAgtgaatagatgaataaactgaggtaCTTCCAAATTTTCCAAACAATGGAGGATTgctcagtgctaaaaagaaatgacctatcagaccatgagaagacagaggaatcataagtgcatattactaagtgaaagaagccaatctgcaaaggctacatactatatgattgcagtgatatgatattctggaaaggcaaaaatatcaagataataaaaaatcagtgattgctatgggagggtggggggaatgaataggtggagcacagaggatatTTAGGACATTGGAAATAATCTTCATGATACTATAATAACGGATACtcatcatacatttgtccaaaaccatagaatgtacaacaccaaaagtgaaccctaaggtaaactacgGACTTTGGGTGACTATGTGTCAACATAGGTTCATCCTTGGTATGTGTCAAGAATTAGAATGTACTGTTCTGGTGAGTGATATTGATCATGTGGGAAGCTATGCATaggtgggagatgggggggggtAGATAGGAAATTTCTGTAgcttcctttcaattttgttgtaaacctaaaacctcccccaaaaaataaagccttagaaaaattgggaaaaaaagggagatagAAATCAATAGTATAAGGCTTCCACCTTAGcaaactagggaaaaaaaaaaaagcatgttaaatccaaagtaagcagaagaaaataataaaaatgagagggacacctgggtggttcaatcggttcagcatctgattcttgacctcaagtcaggtcttgatttcaaggTCGTGGGTTCAAGGTCCGCATTTGGGCTCCACGCTCTGGGTgcaaagcctacttaaaaaagggggggtggggggccacctgggtggctcagtcagttgagcatccaactttggctcacgtcacgatctcgcagttcgtgagttcaagccccacattgggctcacagTGCCAgcctgtccacacagagcccgcttctgatcttctgtctcccctctctgcccctcccctgcttgtgctctccccaaactaaataaatattaaaaaaaaaaaaaagagcagccatcaatgaaattaaaaataagaaatcagtaGAGACAATCAACGAAACCAAAAGCAGATTgattctttggaaaaatcaataaaattgataagcctctaggcAGGCcaaccaagaaaataaagaaaaaaagagaagacacaaactACCAGTATCGGAAATGCAAGAGAGCCATCACTACTGATCTCGTGGactttaaaaggataataaaggaatattatgaacaactctgtAAGTGACGTAGCCTAAATGAAAGGGACCAATTCCTTAAAAGTCATGAGTTACCTAAACTTGCACTAGGAGAAATAGCATATCTGAATAGGCCTCTATTAAATCATTTGGCACAACCCCCTCACTTTCCAGATGGAGGAAGAGAGGCCTAGAGGGGTAGGGAGTGGTTTATCTgagaaaccacagtgagatggtTGCAGAGGCTGGGAACATAGGACCCCTGTGCCCTCAAATATGCCTGGGACTTAGAGTTGGAAGGGACCTTAGTGATTATCTAAGGGGCTCGAGGCACCCCCTTTAAGACTGTGGGTTGAGAGTatggcaggggtgtgtgtgtgtgtgtgtgtgtgtgtgtgtgtgtgtgtgtaaagcagTGTATTTCAGAAAGAACACGAGTGTGGGGAACATGcagggcagggtgtgtgtgtgtgtggaggggttgCCCAGTGCAGCCCATGACACAGCTGTCCTGTCGGCGCCTGCTGCCCTACACTTCAGGAAATGCTACAGTGCCTCCTGGATGCTTCTGATCAGCTTCCTATTAGACATGGCAGTTGGGACGATAACCAGACACCTCAGCCTCTGCTCCAGATCGGGTGAGTCCAGGCCTCAGACCCCTGATCCCTGACCCCAGGAGCCCATCTCGGGTCTCCCTCCATCTTCTCACATCCAGCAAGCTTTCAGGAGTCAGCACTCCTGCTCACCTCCCTCCGAGGACAGCAGAAACAGCCGGAGAACCATCCCGGAGCCCCATAGTTCAGATCTAGGCCCCCCGCGGGCTCACCTGTTGATCCTTAGCCATCCTTGCCCAGGCCGCAGTTTCCTTGGCAGTGCTGCCTCCCCGCTAGGGGTGCCCCAGGAATTGGGAGTGGGTGGTGGCTGCGGTGCTTGGGAGGGGGGAAATGAAAAATCACCCCAGCAGAGCGGCTGgtttaaaatacaagaaaatatttccatgtaagagtttgcttgaaaaaaaaagggtTCTGTGGCTTGTGAATTTGTATCCAGTTGTGGTCCAACCCTGGATGTTAAAGGGCGGGAAAACTAAGACCTGAGAAGGAAAGATTTGCCTCAGGCCGCATGGTCCATGtgaggcagagccaggaggcccccccccccccgccccgcccccatcctTGATCCCTAGGGGAGCAGCTGTTGCTCTCTGGGACCTCAGTCCCGGCTTGGCACCCCTGCAGCTCCCCCACCACAGGGGACTAAAGTGCAAGACAAATGAGCATAAGTTCTGACCTTGACCTCCTGGAGCAGGGGTGGAGCTGAATGACTTTGCTGTCTTCACCACCTTTGGCCTGGCCTCAGCCCTGCTCCTAGGCGTGGATGGGCCTCTGAATGCGTTCCTGGCCGTCATCTATGTGTTAGCTGCTACCTTCCGCCTGTGTTTTTATTCAACCGGTGAGTGGACCCCAGCCTTGTAGCTAAGGGTGGGGAGCCACGGAGGGGCGCTGTTGGATGCCagaagcctgggggggggggggcggtaactgactcctcccctcctctttggttcctttcccttccttgtcCTGTGCCCCAGGCCCACTGGAGGCTGCAGGCTGCACTGGCAGAGacctggagaggggcaggggcccaTGGTTCTCGGAGCAGCTGTGCCTTTTTCTCGTTGTATGACCTTTGGGTGGTGCACAGAGACTCACAGAATCCAGAACTAGAGGTCATCCTCCACAGTTTTCTacaacagatggagaaactgagcaaGGCAACCAAGGGCAgttgccttgcccaaggtcacaatgcAAGGGGGCGTAGAGGTGGACTAGAAGACCTCAGAGAACCCTCCTGCAGAGCCTTCCTTGGTGCTGGGGCCCATGCCTTGTCCCAGCCGCCTGCTTCCCCGTGGGGATTCGGCACAGAACCCACACACCATCTCTGTGAACGGCTGACCGCTTTACAGCCTGCCATTGCCTGGCGAGGAGGGGGATCTGGAGTGGGTGGCAGGGAAGACCCAACGGGCTGGCTTTGCTCAGCAGGAGGCAGCTAATCtccacctcttccttccctggCAGGTGTTCCCTTCACATACAAGGGTCTACCCTGCCGCTATGCTTCCTGTGTTTTGGCCTCCACCTGCCTTCTGACCAAAGGCAACACGTTCATTCTGTCTTGCATGGCCTCACTTATGATTCTGTTCATGATGGACCAGAGCTACTATCCACGTGATGAGATCCTGGGGTCTGAGAACTGGAAAAAATTGATTTATCTGGGGGGTGAGTGAAAATACTGCTTTCAAATGGCACCAGTGTTGGTCTATTATCACTGCTGCTCATGGCCACCCTGTACCTCGCCCCCGCACTCCCGATCTCCCTTACCCTGTTTTATTTGTGTCCATGGAGTTTATCACCATCTGAAATGTATCTACTTTTTTATTGTCTATACACACTAAAACTGCCCCCAGATAGAGGACTCTCTTTCATTCGTGCAGTAATCCCTGGGCCTAGCATTGTGCCAACCACGTGgtagatgctcagtaagtatttgttgaatgctgTTAAGTTCAATCAGGAACACCTACCATATGCTGGATACTGGGAACCAAATTGATAAACTAGACAAACCCTTCCTGCCTCAGGATTCACAGTCTAATAGGGGAGACAGACCCCAACCAAATAGTGGCAGAAATAACTAGAAAtgcatagttgttttttttttaagtttatttatttataatgacagagagggagagaggcagagagagaatccagcaggttccatgctaacagagcggagcccgacgcggggctcaagcccatgaactgtgagatcatgacctgagctgaaaccaagagttggacactagaAAGGCATAGTTTTGATGTGTTGTGGAGCACAGGGTGCTCTGAGAAGGGGACTTAATGAGACTGAGATTGTCTGAAGGGTGGAAAGGATGCTTCAGAAGGTAACATTTAAATGGAACCTGGGGGAAGGTGGTcaaaggtacagacttccaatTATAAGTTCTGGGGGCGTAATGGACAACacggtgactacagttaacaataccatgttgtggggagcctgggtggctcattcggttaag comes from the Acinonyx jubatus isolate Ajub_Pintada_27869175 chromosome C1, VMU_Ajub_asm_v1.0, whole genome shotgun sequence genome and includes:
- the CC1H1orf50 gene encoding uncharacterized protein C1orf50 homolog isoform X9, whose protein sequence is MSGPQASCWAQGTSVCTQVACPAVDKEDKRGGASVECRVSHDPCTRFFLTNDQIHLYMNEFSWKDITNALSLANMILGLFSIFCSVCKKCYSASWMLLISFLLDMAVGTITRHLSLCSRSGVELNDFAVFTTFGLASALLLGVDGPLNAFLAVIYVLAATFRLCFYSTGVPFTYKGLPCRYASCVLASTCLLTKGNTFILSCMASLMILFMMDQSYYPRDEILGSENWKKLIYLGGVIMLLVSPFSLTAFYCLMWSLSYIFFPDALWGKAACFRLQHQRK
- the CC1H1orf50 gene encoding uncharacterized protein C1orf50 homolog isoform X8 → MSGPQASCWAQGTSVCTQVACPAVDKEDKRGGASVECRVSHAPDPCTRFFLTNDQIHLYMNEFSWKDITNALSLANMILGLFSIFCSVCKKCYSASWMLLISFLLDMAVGTITRHLSLCSRSGVELNDFAVFTTFGLASALLLGVDGPLNAFLAVIYVLAATFRLCFYSTGVPFTYKGLPCRYASCVLASTCLLTKGNTFILSCMASLMILFMMDQSYYPRDEILGSENWKKLIYLGGVIMLLVSPFSLTAFYCLMWSLSYIFFPDALWGKAACFRLQHQRK
- the CC1H1orf50 gene encoding uncharacterized protein C1orf50 homolog isoform X3; this translates as MRMLFRLAPRLGTQGGLAVVMGDTETPGQSGGVPADQRVQPATGALVELTPTPGGLALVSPYHTHRAGDPLDLVALAEQVQKADEFIRANATNKLTVIAEQIQHLQEQARKVLEDARRDADLHHVACNIVKKPGNIYYLYKRESGQQYFSIISPKVSILTKRVTLPRLLSATRTLWVSAALEPSLPPSLPSSQRGCLPGTPAGPGQDRELGEGAWLSVGGVVCRAEGWGACLTRVAAPGVPAPDGVPYLSMLTAVCVLDARHRSCAASGQAASCWAQGTSVCTQVACPAVDKEDKRGGASVECRVSHAPDPCTRFFLTNDQIHLYMNEFSWKDITNALSLANMILGLFSIFCSVCKKCYSASWMLLISFLLDMAVGTITRHLSLCSRSGVELNDFAVFTTFGLASALLLGVDGPLNAFLAVIYVLAATFRLCFYSTGVPFTYKGLPCRYASCVLASTCLLTKGNTFILSCMASLMILFMMDQSYYPRDEILGSENWKKLIYLGGVIMLLVSPFSLTAFYCLMWSLSYIFFPDALWGKAACFRLQHQRK
- the CC1H1orf50 gene encoding uncharacterized protein C1orf50 homolog isoform X2; protein product: MRMLFRLAPRLGTQGGLAVVMGDTETPGQSGGVPADQRVQPATGRGGALVELTPTPGGLALVSPYHTHRAGDPLDLVALAEQVQKADEFIRANATNKLTVIAEQIQHLQEQARKVLEDARRDADLHHVACNIVKKPGNIYYLYKRESGQQYFSIISPKVSILTKRVTLPRLLSATRTLWVSAALEPSLPPSLPSSQRGCLPGTPAGPGQDRELGEGAWLSVGGVVCRAEGWGACLTRVAAPGVPAPDGVPYLSMLTAVCVLDARHRSCAASGQAASCWAQGTSVCTQVACPAVDKEDKRGGASVECRVSHDPCTRFFLTNDQIHLYMNEFSWKDITNALSLANMILGLFSIFCSVCKKCYSASWMLLISFLLDMAVGTITRHLSLCSRSGVELNDFAVFTTFGLASALLLGVDGPLNAFLAVIYVLAATFRLCFYSTGVPFTYKGLPCRYASCVLASTCLLTKGNTFILSCMASLMILFMMDQSYYPRDEILGSENWKKLIYLGGVIMLLVSPFSLTAFYCLMWSLSYIFFPDALWGKAACFRLQHQRK
- the CC1H1orf50 gene encoding uncharacterized protein C1orf50 homolog isoform X7 translates to MRMLFRLAPRLGTQGGLAVVMGDTETPGQSGGVPADQRVQPATGRGGALVELTPTPGGLALVSPYHTHRAGDPLDLVALAEQVQKADEFIRANATNKLTVIAEQIQHLQEQARKVLEDARRDADLHHVACNIVKKPGNIYYLYKRESGQQYFSIISPKVSILTKRVTLPRLLSATRTLWVSAALEPSLPPSLPSSQRGCLPGTPAGPGQDRELGEGAWLSVGGVVCRAEGWGACLTRVAAPGVPAPDGVPYLSMLTAVCVLDARHRSCAASGQAASCWAQGTSVCTQVACPAVDKEDKRGGASVECRVSHAPDPCTRFFLTNDQIHLYMNEFSWKDITNALSLANMILGLFSIFCSVCKKCYSASWMLLISFLLDMAVGTITRHLSLCSRSAPPPQGTKVQDK
- the CC1H1orf50 gene encoding uncharacterized protein C1orf50 homolog isoform X5, with product MRMLFRLAPRLGTQGGLAVVMGDTETPGQSGGVPADQRVQPATGRGGALVELTPTPGGLALVSPYHTHRAGDPLDLVALAEQVQKADEFIRANATNKLTVIAEQIQHLQEQARKVLEDARRDADLHHVACNIVKKPGNIYYLYKRESGQQYFSIISPKVSILTKRVTLPRLLSATRTLWASCWAQGTSVCTQVACPAVDKEDKRGGASVECRVSHAPDPCTRFFLTNDQIHLYMNEFSWKDITNALSLANMILGLFSIFCSVCKKCYSASWMLLISFLLDMAVGTITRHLSLCSRSGVELNDFAVFTTFGLASALLLGVDGPLNAFLAVIYVLAATFRLCFYSTGVPFTYKGLPCRYASCVLASTCLLTKGNTFILSCMASLMILFMMDQSYYPRDEILGSENWKKLIYLGGVIMLLVSPFSLTAFYCLMWSLSYIFFPDALWGKAACFRLQHQRK
- the CC1H1orf50 gene encoding uncharacterized protein C1orf50 homolog isoform X1, whose translation is MRMLFRLAPRLGTQGGLAVVMGDTETPGQSGGVPADQRVQPATGRGGALVELTPTPGGLALVSPYHTHRAGDPLDLVALAEQVQKADEFIRANATNKLTVIAEQIQHLQEQARKVLEDARRDADLHHVACNIVKKPGNIYYLYKRESGQQYFSIISPKVSILTKRVTLPRLLSATRTLWVSAALEPSLPPSLPSSQRGCLPGTPAGPGQDRELGEGAWLSVGGVVCRAEGWGACLTRVAAPGVPAPDGVPYLSMLTAVCVLDARHRSCAASGQAASCWAQGTSVCTQVACPAVDKEDKRGGASVECRVSHAPDPCTRFFLTNDQIHLYMNEFSWKDITNALSLANMILGLFSIFCSVCKKCYSASWMLLISFLLDMAVGTITRHLSLCSRSGVELNDFAVFTTFGLASALLLGVDGPLNAFLAVIYVLAATFRLCFYSTGVPFTYKGLPCRYASCVLASTCLLTKGNTFILSCMASLMILFMMDQSYYPRDEILGSENWKKLIYLGGVIMLLVSPFSLTAFYCLMWSLSYIFFPDALWGKAACFRLQHQRK